Genomic window (Streptomyces sp. SLBN-31):
GCCAGGCCCGCACCGGGCAGATGATGGAGTCGTACTGGTTGAGCCGGGTGCGGCGTACGCCGGACAGCGTGTGCATGCGCGGGAACTCCTGCATGAAGCGCAGGAAGTAGCGCTTGAGCTCGATGGCGCTGTGCCAGTTCTGGAAGGCGAAGGTGGTGCGCCACAACGCCCAGAAGTTGCTCTCGAAGAAGTGCGGCGAGAAGAAGTCCTCGATCCGGCGGGCCCCGATCACCGCCTCGGGCAGCACGAGCAGCCGGGTCAGCTCGAGCCGGTCGCGTGCGTCGAGTCCGTAGTCCGCGGCATCCAGGATCGTGGTGCCCTTGCCGATCAGGCGGGCCTTGGCGTCGGTGGGCCACTTGGCGTTGAACTCCTGGATCTCATCGCGTACGGAGACCGTGTCGTCGGTGAGGGTCGGGATGCTCTCGAGCAGGTTCCACAGGCAGACGTACGCCTCTTCCTCCAGCATCCGTCCGCCACGGGAGACGTAGCCGGCGGGCTGGTCGCCGCTGCCGTCCATGGAGCCGCCGACGACCGGGAGTTCTTCCAGGATGTGGATGTGCTCTCCGGGGAAGCCGCCGTCGCGGATCAGGAAGGCTGCGGCGGCGAGGGTGGCGATGCCGCCTCCGACGAGGTAGGCGTGGGACTGCTGCGGAGCGTCGGTCATGACGTCCCTCCGTTCTGGCCCCGTGTGTCACGGGCGGCCGATCCGTTCTCAATTCCGTGCGCCGCCTGTCCCCGGATGGCGGGCCCTGGGGGCGTGCGGATGGCGCCGACGCGGTCAGTCCGAGCGTGGCGCCCGTAGTGTCCAGTCAACGTGGTGGCTGATCGTGCGGGCAGGGCCGGATGTCCCTGCCCGTGTGCCGAGGGGCCCAGGCCGGAGTGCCGTACAGCGACGTCGGCGCCTGGCACAGCGAGGCTGCAGTGCCATGCCGACCGCCGACGTCGCCTGATCTAGGCTGCGGAAGATCGGCGGTCCCCTGTCCTGCCCTCGCTGGGCTGCAGGAGGGCCCACCCGCTATATGAGAGGCGCAGTTATGGGTGTGCAGCACGGTACGGACCGGCATCACCCGGCGGTGGTGGCGCATCGCAAGCACCGTGCGGAGGACGTTCAGCTGCGGATCGCCGACGGCATCACCCGGTTCGCGGGCTCGATGCCCTTCGTCTACGTGCACGCGGTCGTCTTCGCCGTCTGGATGCTGTTCTTCGAAGCCAGTCCCTGGCCGACGCTGACCCTGGTGGTGTCGCTGGAGGCGATCTTCCTGTCCACCTTCGTCATGATCGGCCAGAACCGGCAGGCGGCCTTCCAGCAGCTGAAGGCCGACCACGATTTCGTCGAGCAGGAACTGGAGCTCAAGACCAACACCGATCTCACGCGCGCGATCCACGCCATGACCCAGGAACTCCACCGCCGCCTGATCGAAGACGACGCCGAACAGTAGGGGCTCCGCACGTCGCTGCTTCGGCGCGCTGCCGCCTGGCCGACGGTGGGCGGTCCAGCCGGCGGCGCAGCGGACAAGTTGGTCTTGGGCGCGGGCCGGGCCACTGGCCAGGGTCGAATACACCGGCCGTTCCGCTGAGCGGACCGGTGGGCGACAGCCGGCCGGTGGTGCACCACGCTTGCCGTCGGTCGCTGACGACGGTGGGTCGTTCGGCTCAAGCGCGCAACCAACAGGGGGAGTTATGAGACAAGCATCGAGTCCTGCACCTCGCCGCCTACTCACCAGGGCGGCGGCAGGACTGCGGAGGCGGACGGCCAGGGTCGCCCGCTCGCCCAAAGCGGTGGTGCTGGTCGTGGCAGCGCTGGTGGCCACGGCCTTCGCCGCGACACCCGCCTACGCGGACGATCCTGGACTGAACTGCGCCGCAACAGCGACCGCCACCATCTCGGTGACGCCCAATCCCGTGCTCTACGGCCACAACGCTCTGGTGCAGTGGAGCGCGGACTGTGTGAGCAACACGGCGGAGGACGTGCTCGTGATCAGTGGGCCGGGCTTCAACCCCTCGACCACCGTCTTCCCGGTCGGCGGGGGATCGCAACCGGTGTTCATCGCCCAGACCGGAACCGTCGGCTGGAACATCACGGTCGTCGACACGTCGTCGGACACCGGATTCAGCCGAGACCTGGCGTCCGTCTCGGCCTCGGTGGTCGGCGTGACGACCGTGCCCGATGTGCTGCATGACACGCCGGCGCAGGCCGGCCAGGCGCTTTCGGGGGCTGGATACGTCCTCGGCAGCGTCGTCGATTGCGACAACCTCAACCGGGTCAGTTCGCAGAGTCCCCGTGCGGGCACCGTACTGCCTGCGGGATCCTCGGTCTCCGCAAAGATCGGCAAGAAGCCCGCTCCGCCCGCTCAGTGCGAGTGAACCTTCCGATCCACCTGCGTCATGTCTGCGTGCCGGAGCCGCACTTCGCGGCTCCGGCACGTTCACGACGTGACATCCGTGGGCCGAGCCGTATCTGCGGTGACTTCTGAAACTCAGGGGCGTTCGTACATCTGGAGCAGACCGCCGACAGAGAAGCAGAAGGCGCCGATGAGAGTGGTCCAGTTGGCGATGTCGGCGTTGATCAGGCTGCCGGTGGCGGGGCGGGTGTAGGCGGCGAGTGCCGAGAACATGAAGAGGACGGAGCCGAGTTGGTTCACGGCGACGATCCACCAGCCGAGGCTGCGCCGACGCAGGCAGGGCCATCCGCGGTGACAGATCTCGACGAAGGCGAGGTGGCCGGAGATCAGGAAGAGCAGGCAGCCGATCACGTCCGGGGTCCAGATGAGCCGGTTGATCTGCTGGACGCTGAGTCCTTTCAGGAAGGAGTCCAGCAGGTTGATGCCGAACACCAGGGTGCCGGCGAAGAGGACGAGCGTGCTCAGCCAGTCAACCCGTGTCGGCTCGTAGCTCCACCAGCGCCATGCGCGGGTGACCAGGCGGCCTTGGCCACCCGGTTCGTGGCGGGGCGCGTTGACGACCTGGAGCAGGGAGACGTAGCCGCCGGTGTTGAAGAACAGTCCGCCGGCGAAGTAGATCGAGGCGCAGGTCGTGGCGTCGCCGGAGCCGAACTGGGCGACAGCGGCGCCCGCCGTGAAGAGTGCGCCTCCGATGATGAAGGCGGTCGCGGCGATGGCGTTGAGCTTGCGCAGGCGGCCGAGGGTGAGGTCGTCGACGCTGACGTCCCGGCCGGCCGGAGCGCCGGACGGACGGACCGCGATGGTGCCGCGGCGCCGGGCGGGCCGCGACTCCCATACCGCGGTGCCGCCGCCGGGCGGCTGCCAGGTGAGCCGGGTCGTGAACGGTCCCGCACCCTCGGCGCGCTGCTCGGCAGCCTTCATGCGGGCTGGAGCGCGGCGGCGCCCTGCGTGCGGGACGGAGCACTGTCGGGGGCGCTCCGATCCGCATCTCGGCCAGGGCCGCTCCGGTCCGCATTCCGGCCAGAACCGCCTTGTGCGTCACTCATGACATTTCCCGGTTCGCTGGGCTGGGGCAGCCGGCCTGGCGCGCCCCTTGAACATGCCTCGACTCTGCCAGAGCAGACCGCACATAACGGCTATTTCGTGAGCGTTCAGCCGTATGCGTCTACGAGCGAAGCAGCTGCCGACCGAGACCCGCGGCCGCGCAAGCCGCTGGAAGCGAGCTCACTGACGACTGGGGGCAGGGACCCCGACGCCCCGGGTGGAGTACATCCGCTGTCGGCCGCCGGTTCTCGCCCATAGCCTCCGAAGAGACAGGGCAGGACGAGGCGAGAGGTGCCACGGTGGCTTTGCACGATGCTCAGGAGAGGGCCGCCGACCCGGCCGGCGACATCTTCACGTCACCGATCAGCGAGCAACCCCTGCCCAAGCGGGCCATGCCGGATCTGCCGGCGCCCCCGAACGTCGTCCTCCAGCTGCTGCGCAGCGAACTGCTCCTCGACGGCAACGCGGCCCAGAACCTCGCGACGTTCTGCACCACTTGGACCGACGACGAGGTCCGGCGCCTGATGGACCTGTGCCTCGACAAGAACATCGTCGACAAGGACGAGTACCCGCAGACCGCGGAGATCGAGTCCCGGTGCGTCAACATCCTCGCCGGCCTGTGGCACGCGCCCGGTGGCGCCGAGGGGACCGAACCCGCCGTGGGGTGCTCCACCACCGGATCCAGCGAGGCCGCCATGCTCTGCGGCCTTGCCCTGAAATGGCGCTGGCGCGACCGCCGACGGGCCGCCGGACAGTCGACCGACCGTCCGAACCTCGTGTGCGGGCCGGTCCAGGTGTGCTGGGAGAAGTTCGCCCGCTACTTCGACGT
Coding sequences:
- a CDS encoding PASTA domain-containing protein, which translates into the protein MAALVATAFAATPAYADDPGLNCAATATATISVTPNPVLYGHNALVQWSADCVSNTAEDVLVISGPGFNPSTTVFPVGGGSQPVFIAQTGTVGWNITVVDTSSDTGFSRDLASVSASVVGVTTVPDVLHDTPAQAGQALSGAGYVLGSVVDCDNLNRVSSQSPRAGTVLPAGSSVSAKIGKKPAPPAQCE
- a CDS encoding DUF1003 domain-containing protein, with amino-acid sequence MGVQHGTDRHHPAVVAHRKHRAEDVQLRIADGITRFAGSMPFVYVHAVVFAVWMLFFEASPWPTLTLVVSLEAIFLSTFVMIGQNRQAAFQQLKADHDFVEQELELKTNTDLTRAIHAMTQELHRRLIEDDAEQ